In Janthinobacterium sp. J1-1, a single genomic region encodes these proteins:
- a CDS encoding Crp/Fnr family transcriptional regulator — protein sequence MNHTQLNAPVQKNQMLPHAMSVAGREIKLGSRISLSSAQQNELLGALPRAALESLFEHLELVELPFGKELYAYGNCLEYTYFPTTAIVSLLYVMEDGATTEIAVVGHEGVVGVSLVAGERAMCTAVVQSAGYGYRLKTQSLREAFNQGGALPQLLMRYTNALFAQMAQNAVGGRHSSIEQKLCRWLLDRLDRSPSNELKVTQELISIMLGVRRESITAAAGKLQDEGLIHYRRGNITVLDRAGLEDYAGECYKVAKTEYDRLLRDVARC from the coding sequence ATGAACCACACTCAACTGAACGCCCCGGTCCAAAAGAACCAGATGCTGCCACACGCCATGTCTGTGGCCGGACGCGAGATCAAGCTTGGGTCGCGGATCAGCCTGAGCAGCGCGCAACAGAATGAACTGCTGGGCGCCCTGCCACGCGCCGCGCTCGAATCGCTGTTCGAGCACTTGGAACTGGTGGAACTGCCTTTCGGCAAAGAATTGTACGCCTACGGCAACTGCCTGGAATATACGTATTTCCCGACCACCGCCATCGTCTCGCTGCTGTACGTGATGGAAGACGGCGCCACCACCGAGATCGCCGTGGTCGGTCATGAAGGCGTGGTCGGCGTGTCGCTGGTGGCCGGTGAACGCGCCATGTGCACGGCAGTCGTGCAAAGCGCCGGCTACGGCTACCGCCTGAAGACGCAAAGCCTGCGGGAAGCCTTCAACCAGGGCGGCGCCCTGCCCCAGCTGCTGATGCGCTACACCAATGCCCTGTTCGCCCAGATGGCGCAGAACGCCGTTGGCGGCCGTCACAGCTCGATCGAACAGAAGCTGTGCCGCTGGTTGCTGGACCGCCTGGACCGCTCCCCATCGAACGAATTGAAGGTGACCCAGGAACTGATCTCGATCATGCTGGGTGTGCGCCGCGAAAGCATTACGGCCGCCGCCGGCAAGCTGCAGGATGAAGGCCTGATCCACTATCGCCGCGGCAATATCACGGTGCTGGACCGCGCTGGCCTGGAAGACTACGCCGGCGAATGCTACAAGGTCGCCAAGACCGAATACGACCGCCTGCTGCGCGACGTCGCCCGCTGCTGA
- a CDS encoding CHASE3 domain-containing protein: MYFTVEPAPYHRLPLYKTILCVTCALLLVLNGFSLSHNLETLKSTNALLAQSAKVADRLQYLNVLVLDAESSLRGYFISDADSYLGPSRTATAEIDNELKGLAILLQGSPSQLKNLAQLKTLIRRKMMTLDETINVYKQGGLADIVNIARVSDERATMDEIRLQVVIMVREQNEALAAGSAAFYREYQKAVLLGIGINGLAILVLIMFYQLVRRSFQNRAAVEFALKNANDTLESTVARRTEQLSVLSRHLISVNEVEKARLARELHDELGANLTSISMDLGAVTQQLAQSHPELAAQLRHAKATLLETVELKRRIVEDLRPSLLDNLGLCAAIESYCEDFARMSSVRCDTDVAIHIDNREATLTIALFRIVQESLTNILKYAKAGTVSVSLKRNETGLVLRVLDDGIGITEDALQKPMSHGLLGMRERALLLGGSLTVKPGPQGKGTCVEALIPLPLTPEPDEIEA, from the coding sequence ATGTATTTCACCGTCGAACCGGCGCCGTATCATCGCCTGCCTCTGTACAAGACCATCCTTTGTGTCACCTGCGCCTTGTTGCTGGTGCTCAATGGTTTCAGCCTGTCCCACAACCTCGAAACCCTGAAGAGCACGAATGCCTTGCTGGCCCAGAGCGCCAAGGTGGCTGACCGCCTGCAATACCTGAACGTGCTGGTGCTCGATGCCGAAAGCAGCTTGCGCGGCTATTTCATTTCCGATGCCGACTCCTACCTGGGGCCGTCCCGCACCGCCACCGCCGAAATCGACAATGAGTTGAAGGGCCTGGCAATCCTGCTGCAGGGCAGCCCCAGCCAGCTGAAAAACCTGGCCCAGCTCAAGACCTTGATACGCCGCAAGATGATGACCCTCGACGAGACCATCAATGTCTACAAGCAGGGCGGCCTGGCAGATATCGTCAATATCGCCAGGGTCAGCGACGAGCGTGCCACCATGGACGAAATCCGCCTGCAGGTGGTGATCATGGTGCGCGAGCAGAACGAAGCGCTGGCGGCCGGCAGCGCCGCCTTTTACCGTGAATACCAGAAAGCCGTGTTGCTGGGGATTGGCATCAACGGCTTGGCGATCCTGGTGCTGATCATGTTTTATCAGCTGGTGCGACGCAGCTTCCAGAACCGCGCGGCGGTTGAGTTCGCGCTGAAAAACGCCAATGACACGCTGGAGTCGACGGTGGCCAGGCGCACCGAGCAGCTATCCGTGCTGTCGCGTCATTTGATCAGTGTTAACGAAGTGGAAAAGGCGCGGCTGGCGCGCGAGTTGCACGATGAGCTAGGCGCCAACCTGACCTCGATCAGCATGGACCTGGGCGCCGTCACGCAGCAACTGGCGCAGTCCCACCCCGAACTGGCCGCGCAGCTGCGCCACGCCAAGGCCACCCTGCTTGAAACGGTGGAGCTGAAACGCCGCATCGTCGAAGACCTGCGACCCAGCCTGCTCGACAATCTGGGCCTGTGCGCCGCCATCGAGAGCTATTGCGAGGATTTCGCGCGCATGAGCTCGGTGCGCTGCGATACCGACGTCGCCATCCATATCGACAACCGCGAGGCCACCCTGACCATCGCGCTGTTCCGCATCGTGCAGGAGTCGCTGACGAATATCCTGAAATACGCCAAGGCCGGCACGGTCAGCGTCAGCCTGAAACGCAATGAAACGGGGCTGGTGCTGCGCGTGCTCGACGATGGCATCGGCATTACCGAAGATGCGCTGCAGAAACCGATGTCGCACGGCTTGCTGGGCATGCGCGAACGGGCCTTGCTGCTCGGTGGCAGCCTGACCGTCAAGCCCGGCCCGCAAGGCAAGGGCACCTGCGTGGAAGCCCTGATACCGCTGCCCTTGACGCCGGAGCCGGACGAGATCGAAGCGTAA
- a CDS encoding response regulator transcription factor, which translates to MIRVAICDDHQIVRAGFKQIFSSSDDFNVVAEAGTGREALDIARREICDVLLLDIAMPDQSGIDTLRTIRQGQPELPVLILSGYPAQQYALNLFKMGANGYLNKECEADELMTAVRTVYQGRRYVSSTVGELLAQSFDRDTNAALHTELSDREFQVFLRLARGATVSDIGVALSLSIKTVSTYRTRIMEKMGLQSNSDLTYYAMKNNLLD; encoded by the coding sequence ATGATACGCGTTGCCATTTGTGATGATCACCAAATAGTACGAGCCGGATTCAAGCAGATTTTTTCATCGTCTGACGATTTTAATGTGGTGGCGGAAGCCGGTACCGGGCGTGAAGCGCTCGATATCGCCCGCCGCGAAATATGTGATGTATTGCTGCTCGATATCGCCATGCCCGACCAGAGCGGCATCGATACCCTGCGCACGATCCGCCAGGGCCAGCCGGAATTGCCGGTGCTGATACTGAGCGGCTATCCGGCCCAGCAATACGCGCTGAACCTGTTCAAGATGGGTGCCAATGGCTATCTGAACAAGGAATGCGAAGCCGACGAACTGATGACGGCCGTACGTACCGTCTACCAGGGACGGCGCTATGTCAGTTCGACCGTGGGCGAGCTGCTGGCGCAGTCGTTCGACCGCGACACCAACGCGGCCCTGCACACGGAGTTGTCGGACCGCGAGTTCCAGGTCTTCCTGCGCCTGGCGCGCGGCGCCACCGTGTCCGATATCGGCGTGGCGCTGTCGTTGAGCATCAAGACGGTGAGTACCTACCGCACCCGCATCATGGAAAAGATGGGTTTGCAATCGAATAGCGACCTTACTTATTACGCCATGAAGAACAATCTGCTCGATTGA
- a CDS encoding MerR family transcriptional regulator encodes MNERISKTELIALPPIPAKRYFTIGEVSELCGVKPHVLRYWEQEFSQLKPVKRRGNRRYYQHHEVLLIRRIRELLYEQGFTISGARNKLDSRGGLHAAPGIEIETGVGAVPDAAPPPPQEAPLDRDWIRGELFAILALLKQE; translated from the coding sequence ATGAACGAGCGCATCAGTAAGACCGAGTTGATCGCCTTGCCGCCGATACCGGCCAAGCGCTATTTCACGATCGGCGAGGTGAGCGAGCTGTGCGGCGTCAAGCCCCATGTGCTGCGTTACTGGGAACAGGAGTTCTCCCAGCTCAAGCCCGTGAAACGGCGCGGCAACCGCCGCTATTACCAGCACCACGAAGTGCTGCTGATACGGCGTATCCGCGAGCTGCTGTACGAACAGGGCTTTACCATCAGCGGTGCGCGAAACAAGCTCGACAGCCGTGGCGGCCTGCATGCGGCGCCCGGCATCGAGATCGAAACCGGCGTGGGTGCTGTGCCGGACGCCGCGCCGCCGCCGCCCCAGGAAGCGCCGCTGGACCGCGACTGGATACGCGGCGAATTATTTGCGATACTCGCCTTGCTAAAACAGGAGTAG
- a CDS encoding integration host factor subunit alpha, producing MLVAKVRQEAEKDLPTLTKAELAELLFEQVGLNKREAKDMVETFFDEIRNALERGEAVKLSGFGNFQLRDKPQRPGRNPKTGEEIPITARRVVTFHASQKLKSMVEETSPLARAA from the coding sequence ATGCTGGTTGCCAAAGTGCGCCAGGAAGCGGAAAAAGATCTACCCACCTTGACCAAGGCGGAACTGGCCGAACTGCTGTTCGAACAGGTCGGCCTGAACAAGCGCGAAGCGAAAGACATGGTCGAGACCTTCTTTGACGAGATCCGCAATGCGCTCGAGCGCGGCGAAGCCGTCAAGCTGTCCGGCTTCGGCAATTTCCAGCTGCGCGACAAGCCGCAGCGCCCGGGCCGCAACCCGAAGACCGGCGAAGAAATTCCCATCACGGCGCGCCGCGTGGTGACCTTCCATGCCAGCCAGAAGCTGAAAAGCATGGTCGAAGAGACCAGTCCGCTGGCCCGTGCCGCCTGA
- the pheT gene encoding phenylalanine--tRNA ligase subunit beta, which yields MQFSENWLRTMVDPKMTSDELAHLLTMSGLEVEDVDPVAPPFSNVVVGLVLEMEKHPNADRLNVCKVDVGTGTMLTIVCGAPNVRPGLRVVCAQAGAVLPPGSDGKPFEIKVGQLRGVESQGMLCSARELKLSEENAGLMELPDDAPIGQNFRDYYALNDLKFTIKLTPNKADCLSVLGVAREVSALTGVPLNVPQFSAVPVSSDEVLPVKVSAPDLCGRFTGRVIRGLNARAATPDWMKQRLERSGQRPLSALVDISNYVMLELGRPSHVFDLAKIHGSLDIRWGKAGESVKLLNGNTVAVDEWIGVIADEQEIESLAGIMGGDASSVSDDTDSIYLEAAFWWPNAIQGRARRLNFSTDAAHRFERGVDFATTVEHIERITALIVEICGTPATTVGPVDDHVVNLPQRTPVSMRTARAQKVIGVPLTDELVADIFTRLALPFTLADGVFSVMSPSYRFDIEIEEDLIEEVARVYGFENIPTLPPVAANVMQIAPENTRSLFAVRHELADLGFQEVVNMSFVDSAWERDFSGNTKPITLQNPIASQMSVMRSSLIGSLIANVRYNLNRKTGRVRIFEVGAIYQRDDAVQNGALSVAGYAQPKRVAAMAYGPVADEQWGQPARTVDFFDVKADLEALFAPQVLRFTKAEHPALHPGRSANVELDGKVIGFIGEIHPRWMQKYDLPQAPVLFEVDAEALTQRVVPVYAEISKFPGASRDLAVLVKQTVAAQDLLDTFYAAAKASPAARIVQAIVLFDEYRGKGLEADEKSLAFRISLQDTQNTLQDDVVDGLMTVLIEAAKQGHDAKLRS from the coding sequence ATGCAATTTTCCGAAAACTGGCTCCGTACCATGGTCGATCCGAAGATGACTTCGGACGAACTGGCCCATCTGTTGACCATGTCCGGTCTGGAAGTCGAGGACGTCGATCCCGTCGCGCCTCCGTTCTCGAACGTGGTGGTGGGCCTGGTCCTGGAGATGGAGAAACATCCGAACGCCGACCGCCTGAACGTGTGCAAGGTCGATGTCGGCACCGGCACCATGCTGACCATCGTCTGCGGCGCGCCGAATGTGCGCCCGGGCCTGCGCGTGGTGTGTGCCCAGGCCGGCGCCGTGCTGCCGCCCGGCAGCGACGGCAAGCCGTTCGAGATCAAGGTCGGCCAGCTGCGCGGCGTCGAGTCGCAAGGCATGCTGTGCTCGGCGCGCGAATTGAAATTGTCGGAAGAAAACGCCGGCCTGATGGAGCTGCCGGACGATGCGCCGATCGGCCAGAACTTCCGCGATTACTACGCCCTCAACGACCTGAAATTCACCATCAAGCTGACGCCGAACAAGGCCGACTGCCTGTCGGTGCTGGGCGTGGCGCGCGAAGTGTCGGCCCTGACCGGCGTGCCATTGAATGTACCCCAGTTCAGCGCCGTTCCCGTGTCGAGCGACGAAGTATTGCCTGTCAAAGTCAGCGCGCCGGACTTGTGCGGCCGTTTCACGGGCCGGGTGATCCGCGGCCTGAACGCCAGGGCCGCCACGCCGGACTGGATGAAGCAGCGCCTCGAGCGCAGCGGCCAGCGTCCGCTGTCGGCCCTGGTCGATATCTCGAACTATGTCATGCTGGAACTGGGCCGTCCCAGCCACGTGTTTGACCTGGCCAAGATCCATGGCAGCCTGGATATTCGCTGGGGCAAGGCCGGTGAATCGGTGAAACTGTTGAACGGCAACACGGTGGCCGTCGACGAGTGGATCGGCGTCATTGCCGACGAGCAGGAAATCGAATCGCTGGCCGGCATCATGGGCGGCGACGCCAGCTCGGTCTCGGACGATACCGACAGCATCTATCTGGAAGCGGCCTTCTGGTGGCCGAACGCCATCCAGGGCCGTGCGCGCCGTTTGAATTTCTCGACCGATGCGGCCCACCGCTTCGAGCGCGGCGTCGATTTCGCCACCACCGTCGAGCATATCGAACGCATCACGGCCCTGATCGTGGAAATCTGCGGCACGCCAGCCACCACCGTCGGCCCGGTCGATGACCATGTGGTGAACCTGCCGCAACGCACGCCGGTATCGATGCGTACGGCGCGCGCGCAAAAGGTGATCGGCGTGCCGCTTACCGACGAGCTGGTCGCCGATATCTTCACGCGCCTGGCGCTGCCGTTCACGCTGGCGGACGGCGTGTTTTCCGTCATGTCGCCCAGCTACCGCTTCGACATCGAGATCGAGGAAGACCTGATCGAGGAAGTGGCGCGCGTGTACGGTTTTGAAAACATACCGACCCTGCCGCCGGTGGCCGCCAACGTGATGCAGATCGCGCCGGAAAACACGCGTTCGCTGTTTGCCGTACGCCATGAACTGGCCGACCTGGGCTTCCAGGAAGTGGTCAACATGAGCTTTGTCGACAGCGCATGGGAGCGCGATTTCTCGGGCAATACCAAGCCGATCACATTGCAGAACCCGATCGCCAGCCAGATGAGCGTGATGCGCTCCTCCCTGATCGGCAGCCTGATCGCCAATGTGCGCTACAACCTGAACCGCAAGACGGGCCGTGTGCGCATCTTCGAAGTGGGCGCCATCTACCAGCGCGATGACGCGGTGCAGAACGGCGCCCTGTCGGTGGCCGGCTACGCCCAGCCAAAACGCGTGGCCGCCATGGCCTACGGCCCGGTGGCCGACGAGCAATGGGGCCAGCCGGCGCGCACGGTCGACTTCTTCGACGTGAAAGCCGACCTGGAAGCGTTGTTCGCGCCACAGGTGCTGCGTTTCACCAAGGCGGAACATCCGGCGCTGCATCCGGGCCGTTCGGCCAACGTGGAACTCGACGGCAAGGTGATCGGCTTTATCGGCGAAATCCATCCGCGCTGGATGCAGAAATACGATCTGCCGCAAGCGCCGGTGCTGTTCGAAGTCGATGCCGAGGCCCTGACGCAGCGCGTGGTGCCGGTATACGCGGAAATTTCCAAGTTTCCTGGCGCCAGCCGCGACCTGGCGGTACTCGTCAAGCAGACGGTGGCGGCGCAGGATCTGCTCGACACCTTCTACGCGGCGGCGAAGGCCAGCCCTGCGGCGCGTATCGTGCAAGCCATTGTTTTATTTGATGAATATCGTGGAAAAGGGCTGGAAGCGGATGAAAAAAGCCTTGCTTTCCGGATTAGCTTGCAAGATACTCAAAACACCCTGCAAGACGATGTGGTCGACGGCCTGATGACCGTGCTGATCGAGGCGGCAAAGCAGGGCCACGACGCGAAACTGCGTTCGTAA
- the pheS gene encoding phenylalanine--tRNA ligase subunit alpha gives MNSLEELVVSAQADFIAAADAAALENAKARYLGKTGQITEMMKGLGKLDPDARKAQGALINAVKVQIEDALTARRDALADAQMQGRLNAEAIDVTMPGRGRMPGGIHPVMRSWERVEEIFRSIGFDVADGPEIENDWTNFTALNSPENHPARSMQDTFYIDGNDTDGKPLLLRTHTSPMQVRYARTHTPPIKVIAPGRTYRVDSDATHSPMFHQVEGLWIAEDISFADLKGVYLNFVKAFFETDDLQVRFRPSYFPFTEPSAEIDIAFGSGPLKGRWLEVSGAGQVHPTVVKNFGLDPEKFIGFAFGSGLERLTMLRYGINDLRLFYEGDLRFLKQFN, from the coding sequence ATGAACTCCCTAGAAGAACTCGTCGTCTCGGCCCAGGCTGACTTTATCGCCGCCGCAGACGCTGCCGCACTTGAAAACGCCAAGGCCCGCTATTTGGGCAAGACCGGCCAGATTACCGAAATGATGAAGGGCCTGGGCAAGCTCGACCCGGACGCGCGCAAGGCGCAAGGCGCCCTGATCAACGCCGTCAAGGTGCAGATCGAAGACGCGCTGACGGCGCGCCGTGATGCACTGGCCGATGCACAGATGCAAGGCCGCTTGAACGCCGAAGCGATCGACGTCACCATGCCAGGCCGTGGCCGCATGCCGGGCGGCATCCATCCCGTGATGCGCAGCTGGGAGCGGGTCGAGGAAATCTTCCGCTCGATCGGTTTCGACGTGGCCGACGGCCCCGAAATCGAAAATGACTGGACCAATTTCACGGCGCTCAACAGCCCGGAAAACCACCCGGCCCGTTCCATGCAAGACACGTTCTATATCGACGGCAACGATACCGACGGCAAGCCGCTGCTGCTGCGCACGCACACCAGCCCGATGCAGGTGCGCTATGCGCGCACGCATACGCCGCCGATCAAGGTCATCGCGCCGGGCCGCACCTACCGCGTCGACAGCGATGCGACCCATTCGCCGATGTTCCACCAGGTCGAAGGCCTGTGGATCGCCGAAGACATCAGCTTTGCCGACCTGAAGGGCGTGTACCTGAATTTCGTGAAAGCCTTCTTCGAGACCGACGACCTGCAAGTGCGCTTCCGTCCCTCGTACTTCCCGTTTACGGAACCGTCGGCCGAGATCGATATCGCCTTTGGCTCCGGTCCGCTGAAAGGCCGCTGGCTGGAAGTGTCGGGCGCCGGCCAGGTGCATCCGACCGTGGTGAAAAACTTCGGCCTGGACCCCGAGAAATTCATCGGCTTTGCTTTCGGCTCCGGCCTGGAACGTTTGACGATGCTGCGTTACGGCATCAACGACCTGCGCCTGTTTTACGAAGGCGACCTGCGTTTCCTGAAGCAATTTAATTAA
- the rplT gene encoding 50S ribosomal protein L20 has protein sequence MPRVKRGVTARARHKKILVQAKGYRGRRSRVYRVAKQAVMRAGQYAYRDRRNKKRVFRRLWIARINAASREHGVTYSVFMNGLKKANIELDRKVLADMAVMDKPAFAAIVNAVKAKIAA, from the coding sequence ATGCCTAGAGTAAAACGTGGGGTTACAGCTCGTGCCCGTCATAAGAAGATTCTTGTTCAAGCTAAAGGCTACCGTGGTCGCCGCAGCCGTGTATACCGTGTTGCCAAGCAAGCAGTCATGCGCGCTGGCCAATACGCTTACCGCGATCGCCGCAACAAGAAACGCGTTTTCCGCCGCCTGTGGATCGCCCGTATCAACGCCGCTTCCCGTGAGCATGGCGTGACGTACAGCGTATTCATGAACGGTCTGAAAAAAGCAAATATCGAACTGGACCGTAAAGTCCTGGCCGATATGGCTGTGATGGACAAGCCAGCATTCGCTGCGATTGTCAACGCGGTCAAAGCAAAAATCGCTGCGTAA
- the rpmI gene encoding 50S ribosomal protein L35: protein MPKMKTKSSAKKRFRVRPGGTVKSGHAFKRHILTKKTTKNKRQLRGTRNINASDVTSVMRMMPTA from the coding sequence ATGCCTAAAATGAAGACCAAAAGCTCCGCGAAAAAACGTTTTCGCGTGCGTCCAGGTGGAACAGTCAAGTCGGGTCACGCGTTCAAACGCCACATCCTGACCAAGAAAACCACCAAAAACAAACGTCAGTTGCGCGGTACCCGTAACATCAACGCATCGGATGTCACGTCCGTCATGCGCATGATGCCGACTGCTTAA
- the infC gene encoding translation initiation factor IF-3 translates to MRLSGVDNEPLGIVSLAEAFRLAEEANVDLVEIAPTAQPPVCRLMDYGKFKYSEQKKAHEAKLKQKIILVKEVKFRPGTDDGDYNIKLRNLIKFLEDGDKTKITLRFRGREMAHQDIGFRMLERLKADLEPFGQVEQFPKMEGRQMIMVLSPKKKK, encoded by the coding sequence ATGCGTTTAAGCGGGGTCGATAACGAGCCACTCGGTATCGTAAGTTTGGCTGAAGCCTTCCGCCTGGCGGAAGAGGCAAACGTCGACCTGGTGGAAATTGCGCCTACCGCGCAGCCACCGGTGTGCCGTTTGATGGACTACGGCAAATTTAAGTATTCGGAGCAGAAGAAGGCTCACGAAGCGAAATTGAAGCAAAAGATCATCCTCGTGAAGGAAGTCAAATTCCGTCCGGGGACTGATGATGGTGACTACAATATCAAGTTGCGTAATCTCATCAAGTTCCTCGAAGACGGCGATAAAACCAAGATCACCTTGCGTTTCCGCGGTCGCGAGATGGCGCACCAGGATATTGGCTTCCGCATGCTGGAGCGTCTGAAGGCCGATCTGGAGCCGTTTGGCCAGGTCGAGCAGTTTCCGAAGATGGAAGGGCGCCAGATGATCATGGTCCTTTCGCCGAAGAAGAAAAAGTAA
- the thrS gene encoding threonine--tRNA ligase, with amino-acid sequence MLTIRLPDGSARQFDGPVTVAQVAANIGTGLAKAALAGKVDGKLVDTSYLIEQDAELAIITDKDADGLDVIRHSTAHLLAHAVKELFPDAQVTIGPVIDNGFYYDFAYKRPFTPEDLVAIEKKMTELAKKDERVTRKVVARDEAIEYFASIGEAYKAELIAAIPADQEVSLYSEGAFTDLCRGPHVPSTGKLKVFKLMKLAGAYWRGDSKNEMLQRVYGTAWAKKEDQELYLHNLEEAEKRDHRKLGKQLDFFHFQEEAPGLIFWHPKGWSIWQQVEQYMRNVYQVNGYQEVKAPQILDRGLWEKTGHWDNYRENMFITESENRSYALKPMNCPGHVQIYNNSMRSYRDLPLRYGEFGQCHRNEPSGALHGMMRVRGFTQDDGHIFCTEEQIAGEVTAFHQQAMDVYTAFGFTNIDVKLALRPDSRIGTEESWDKAEESLRSALRACGVEWTELPGEGAFYGPKIEYHLKDSLGRAWQVGTVQIDPSMPGRLGAEYVAIDNTRQVPIMLHRAIVGSLERFIGILIEHYAGAMPLWLAPMQVSVLNISDAQADYVQEVATKLRKAGIRVQADLRNEKITYKIREHSVQKLPYILVIGDKERDANTVAVRARGNVDLGVMSVDALIERLKHEVDTKA; translated from the coding sequence ATGCTTACAATCCGACTTCCCGATGGTTCCGCCCGTCAATTTGACGGCCCGGTCACCGTGGCCCAGGTTGCGGCCAATATTGGTACGGGTCTGGCCAAGGCCGCGCTGGCTGGCAAGGTCGACGGCAAGCTGGTCGATACGTCGTACCTGATTGAGCAGGACGCCGAACTGGCCATCATCACCGACAAGGATGCCGACGGCCTGGACGTGATCCGCCACTCGACGGCCCACTTGCTGGCGCATGCCGTCAAGGAATTGTTCCCTGATGCACAGGTCACCATCGGCCCGGTGATCGACAACGGCTTCTATTATGACTTCGCCTACAAGCGCCCGTTCACGCCGGAAGACCTGGTGGCGATCGAAAAGAAAATGACGGAGCTGGCCAAGAAGGACGAGCGTGTCACGCGCAAGGTCGTCGCGCGCGACGAAGCGATCGAATATTTCGCCAGCATCGGCGAAGCCTATAAAGCCGAGCTGATCGCCGCGATTCCGGCCGACCAGGAAGTGTCGCTGTATTCGGAAGGCGCGTTCACCGACCTGTGCCGCGGCCCGCACGTGCCGTCAACGGGCAAGCTGAAAGTCTTCAAGCTGATGAAGCTGGCTGGCGCCTACTGGCGCGGCGACTCGAAAAACGAGATGCTGCAGCGCGTGTACGGCACCGCCTGGGCCAAGAAGGAAGACCAGGAGCTGTACCTGCATAACCTGGAAGAGGCGGAAAAACGCGATCACCGCAAACTGGGCAAGCAGCTCGATTTCTTCCATTTCCAGGAAGAAGCGCCGGGCCTGATCTTCTGGCACCCGAAAGGCTGGTCGATCTGGCAGCAGGTCGAGCAATACATGCGCAATGTCTACCAGGTGAACGGCTACCAGGAAGTGAAGGCGCCGCAGATTCTCGACCGTGGCCTGTGGGAAAAAACCGGCCACTGGGACAACTATCGCGAAAACATGTTCATTACCGAGTCGGAAAACCGCTCGTATGCGCTGAAGCCGATGAACTGCCCCGGTCACGTGCAGATCTACAACAACAGCATGCGCAGCTACCGCGACCTGCCGCTCCGCTACGGCGAGTTTGGCCAGTGCCACCGCAACGAGCCGTCGGGCGCTTTGCACGGCATGATGCGCGTGCGCGGCTTTACGCAGGATGACGGCCATATTTTCTGTACCGAAGAGCAGATCGCCGGCGAAGTGACGGCCTTCCACCAGCAGGCGATGGATGTCTACACGGCGTTCGGCTTTACCAATATCGACGTCAAGTTGGCCCTGCGTCCAGACAGCCGCATCGGCACCGAAGAATCGTGGGACAAGGCGGAAGAGTCGCTGCGTTCGGCCCTGCGCGCCTGTGGCGTGGAATGGACCGAGCTGCCGGGCGAGGGCGCGTTTTACGGTCCGAAGATCGAGTACCATCTGAAGGATAGCCTGGGCCGCGCATGGCAGGTCGGCACGGTGCAGATCGATCCGTCGATGCCGGGCCGCCTGGGTGCCGAATATGTGGCGATCGACAACACGCGCCAGGTCCCCATCATGCTGCACCGCGCGATCGTCGGTTCGCTGGAACGTTTCATCGGCATCCTGATCGAACACTATGCGGGCGCGATGCCGCTGTGGCTGGCGCCGATGCAGGTGTCGGTGTTGAATATTTCCGATGCGCAAGCCGATTATGTGCAGGAAGTGGCCACAAAACTACGCAAAGCGGGCATCCGCGTACAGGCTGATTTGCGTAACGAGAAGATTACCTATAAAATACGTGAACATTCCGTACAAAAATTGCCTTACATCTTAGTAATTGGCGACAAAGAGCGGGATGCCAATACAGTGGCCGTGCGGGCGCGGGGCAATGTCGATCTGGGCGTCATGTCCGTCGATGCCCTGATAGAGCGACTCAAACATGAAGTCGACACCAAGGCCTGA